In Pyrenophora tritici-repentis strain M4 chromosome 6, whole genome shotgun sequence, the DNA window ATTACCCGGAAAACTTCGCTTTGAGCGAGAGCCAAAGAACGCTTATCCTGCAGACAATGGCGTTCTTCATATGGCTTGGGGGCGGAGCTGCGGTGTTTGCTAAACTCGAACAAAACGCTGGGAATGACAGTTGGAGATTTGCTGATGCTGTAAGTCCCATTTCCATAACATTTGTTCTCTTAAATCGCCTTGGGCTACTATGTACGACCTACCTGTTGTTGAGGCACTGGCTAGCCCAGGTACTGTCACACTGCCACAATGACGAGTACCATATAATACTATTTCTCATTGGATATCTCAAGCTAACAAAAGTAGCTCTACTTTTGTGATGTCACAATTCTCACTGTAGGATTCGGCGACCTCGTACCAACGACAGACGTCACTAGGGGTATTGTTTTTCCATATTCAGTAGGAGGTGCCAGTAAGCATGTCCAGTTACGATATACAGACATCACACTAAATCCGCACCCATCTAGTCACACTCGCACTTATAGTATCGTCTTTGTACACGGCAGTACGGGAGCTGGGTGACGAGAAAATTATACAAAAACACATCGACCGCATGAGATCACGCGTTGTTGAACGCACAGTATCCAATTCATTTGATCTACGTCATCAGGAGCGTGAAGCACATCACCTTCTCAGAAGACGCAAACTAGGATTTCCAAAAATCTCCCAGCCTACTGAACCCCGGCCCTTTCGTACTCCGATGGGTGAGTCTATTCAGCGCAGATCGACATTTCCACGCGTTACCAACGCACTCCGTATCACTTCCAAACCCCCAATTAGGCTTTtgaaggaggagaaggatCGATTCGAAGCGATGCGCAAGATCCAAGCTGATTCTAAAAAGTTCAAGAGATGGATGGCGCTGTTTTGGTCGGTAACGACATTTTCAATTCTTTGGTGCGTTGGAGCTGCTGTATTTTGGATGGCAGAGAAGGATACGCAAGGCATGACGTACTTTCAAGCCCTGTACTTCTGTTACGTCAGTTTGCTGACCATCGGGTATGGAGATCTAGCGCCAAAGTCGAATGCTGGACGGTGCTTCTTCGTTATTTGGAGTCTAATTGCGGTTCCGACGATGACAATTCTCGTTTCCGATCTGGGCGATACCGTGGTGGCGAATTTCAAGAGATGGAGCGACGAGTTCGCAGACTTTACAGTTCTACCGAAAGCAGGTATATGGCGTTCGTTTCTCGACAAGCATCCTTGGTTGCTGTATTGGCTACAGAGATGGACAGAAAGAAGAGCAAGGAAGCGACGGCTGAAGAAAGGTTTCTCCGTTGCAGATCCACGGGAAAACGATGCAGATACAAGTACCTCCAGTCTTGCTCATCGTGGGACCTCTCCAGATGACCCTGAAGATGCCGAGGAGCGGGAAGCGGAAACCGATATCGAACTAACTCAACATCCAACCATTGAAGCCCTCGCAGAAGAAGCAGAGGCAGACACCAACAAGACACCCGATCGTGCATCAATCTCCCGTCGCCTCGCCCTCTCCATCCAAAGAGTCTCCCGAGATCTCAAAATCCCCCGTAAACGCTACACCTATGAAGAATGGGTCGAATTCACGCGTCTGATACGCATGACGGACCCGGAACGCTTAGATCGCAACTTGGGCACGGCGAGTGGCGCGACGGAAGATGAGAATCAGGAAGAGGGACTGGTGAACTGGGATTGGATTGGGGATGATAGTCCGATGGTAGCAGGGGTGAGTGAGAGCGAGTGGCTTATGGAACGCTTGATTGAGAGTCTGGTGAGGCTggagaagaggaaggagaTTGCGAGGGACAGGGCGGATATGGGGGCGTTGAGGGAGATGGAGGGTAGATATGGTAGAAGCAGCGAGATAGAGAGAGCAATAGAGGGGGGTGTGGTGAGAGAAGTAGATGGTGGTCAAGTAGGGACATTGGAGTAATGAAGTTTCTGGATAGAACTCCTCTGGATACACTCTGATGCAACTGCTGATTGGACATAAAGTAGTCGTTGATGTTGAATTTCTCATGGGTATTGATATCAAGAAACTACACGCGGAAACCTCCAAACATCATTGATCAGCAGAAATACACGAGAGAATTTCCAAACGTATACCAGAATATTTTCAAAACGTTGGTGAAGTAGAAAAGAAGACAACCATAATGCATTAAACTGGTACACCTAGCAATGTCTAGAGTGGAGAATACTCTATGAGACCTTTTCTTCAAAAACTCCCCTCTCATCTAAAACGCCGTTGAATGCGAATCATAACGGCCTACAATAGCTAAGCTTTTACATGTCCATATCCGGCATCTGCAAGTCGTCGCCGGGTTCCATGAGATTCATAAGATACCGAGAACCTGAGAACCAATCTTGCATGGGGTTGTGGTTTCCGCGTGGTTGTCCAAAGCCGACACCCATTGCACCGGGAGTGTTAGTGGCATCCGCAAAGTCCATACCGGGAGAGGTGCCACTGTAGCCATCCATTGGCCAGCCAGGGTCGGGGTTCATCAGGCCCAACGCACTCAGATAGGGGTCGAACTGTGACATGGCGTTGAGATCGAGTTGTGTGTTATCCGCCGCAGCGTAATAATCTGATTGGTTGTTTTGTGCAAAATTCTGGGATCGATTGGCGGCATCCTGTGTCTTGGCTATTATGTAGAGTCTGGCAACCCGTAAGAAGAGATGGCACATCCTGTAGAGCTTGTCTGCTCCTTCGGAAATGGTGCGGCAGGACTCGAGGCTCCCAACGAATTCCGACAGTGAGTTGAGATCGGCATCGAGATTGGATGTGTCTGCTGTTTGGATGGCATTACAGAAGATAACGATAAAACTATGGTATTCAGTTAGCATGACTAGTACGTGATTTGTAAACGTTTGACGTACGGGGTAAAAGGTGCCTGAAGAATGGACCAGTGTACATAGCCTGACCATAATCTTTCTTGACCTTTCTTGTTAAATTGTGCATTTGCTCTCATGTGCGCTACAAGAGCCTCTCTTGATGATTGAAGACAAGCTTGAGTGAAAGCCATGTTGCCAGGGCTTACCGCACGTTGAATGAGTGCGCATATGGAGTAGTGCATAACAACATCAGAATAGAAGAAGATATCTTGGGCACGTTCAAAAGATCCTATGCTGATTAGATGGTTGTTTTGCTCTTGGAAGACTTCGCGACATACCTGAAATATATTCATCTGGGTCGGCATCCTTGTTGGTAGTCCGGTGTACGTATCGCTTGTATTGAGAAGGGCAAGGTGTCTCGTTGGGACTGCGGCCTATCCCTTCCGGCCGTTGTGAGACAAAGCTCATATCGTCATCTAGTCTTGAGAGTTTTAGAACTGATGCATCGCCTCGCTCGTACCAAGCCTGGTTCATCGCTTGAACAAGCTCGATTGCGGTTTGTGTAC includes these proteins:
- a CDS encoding outward-rectifier potassium channel TOK1 channel YORK → MLGYFLGHYPENFALSESQRTLILQTMAFFIWLGGGAAVFAKLEQNAGNDSWRFADALYFCDVTILTVGFGDLVPTTDVTRGIVFPYSVGGAITLALIVSSLYTAVRELGDEKIIQKHIDRMRSRVVERTVSNSFDLRHQEREAHHLLRRRKLGFPKISQPTEPRPFRTPMGESIQRRSTFPRVTNALRITSKPPIRLLKEEKDRFEAMRKIQADSKKFKRWMALFWSVTTFSILWCVGAAVFWMAEKDTQGMTYFQALYFCYVSLLTIGYGDLAPKSNAGRCFFVIWSLIAVPTMTILVSDLGDTVVANFKRWSDEFADFTVLPKAGIWRSFLDKHPWLLYWLQRWTERRARKRRLKKGFSVADPRENDADTSTSSLAHRGTSPDDPEDAEEREAETDIELTQHPTIEALAEEAEADTNKTPDRASISRRLALSIQRVSRDLKIPRKRYTYEEWVEFTRLIRMTDPERLDRNLGTASGATEDENQEEGLVNWDWIGDDSPMVAGVSESEWLMERLIESLVRLEKRKEIARDRADMGALREMEGRYGRSSEIERAIEGGVVREVDGGQVGTLE